A stretch of Corallococcus exiguus DNA encodes these proteins:
- the rodA gene encoding rod shape-determining protein RodA, with the protein MMPHVPWGLVVCVLGVCALGIWNLASASRPPMAPVWTSQALYLGVGLGAVLMVCLVDYRWIQRMAFPIYVLNILALLALRLVGHTAKGAESWFVIGPFRLQPAEFMKIGVVLMLAKVYHDDFQPNQPSYGLVRLWKPVLVVMVPFTLVLVQPDLGTALMIFLSSGTVILFGKVRWYLGATIVAGVLVGGLIIWNDYVREMPEPRSTVVRHYLKKHQSQRISGWLDPEADLRGSGYHAAQSKIAVGSGGLTGKGWREGTQTGLRFLPEQHTDFIFSVWAEEHGFFSCLLLLVLYGGIFILGLGVGFSARDRFGAFVAVGVVATLFWQVFENIGMVIGLLPVTGITLPLMSYGGSSMLSVMLCIGLLVNISMRRHMF; encoded by the coding sequence ATGATGCCCCACGTGCCGTGGGGGCTCGTCGTGTGCGTGCTGGGCGTGTGCGCGCTGGGCATCTGGAACCTGGCGTCCGCGTCCCGGCCCCCCATGGCGCCGGTGTGGACCAGCCAGGCGCTCTACCTGGGCGTGGGCCTGGGCGCGGTGCTGATGGTGTGCCTGGTGGACTACCGCTGGATTCAGCGGATGGCCTTCCCCATCTACGTGCTCAACATCCTGGCGCTGCTGGCGTTGCGGCTGGTGGGGCATACGGCCAAGGGCGCGGAGAGCTGGTTCGTCATTGGCCCGTTCCGCCTGCAGCCCGCCGAGTTCATGAAGATTGGCGTCGTGCTGATGCTGGCCAAGGTCTATCACGACGACTTCCAGCCCAATCAGCCGTCCTACGGGCTCGTACGGCTGTGGAAGCCGGTGCTGGTGGTGATGGTGCCCTTCACGCTGGTGCTGGTGCAGCCGGACCTGGGCACCGCGCTGATGATCTTCCTGTCCTCCGGCACCGTCATCCTCTTCGGCAAGGTGCGCTGGTACCTGGGCGCCACCATCGTGGCGGGCGTGCTGGTGGGCGGCCTCATCATCTGGAACGACTACGTCCGGGAGATGCCCGAGCCTCGCAGCACCGTCGTGCGCCACTACCTCAAGAAACACCAGAGCCAGCGCATCTCCGGGTGGTTGGACCCGGAAGCGGACCTGCGCGGCAGCGGCTATCACGCCGCGCAATCCAAGATTGCCGTGGGCTCCGGTGGCCTCACCGGCAAGGGCTGGCGTGAGGGAACCCAGACAGGTCTGCGCTTCCTGCCGGAACAGCACACGGATTTCATCTTCTCCGTGTGGGCCGAGGAGCACGGCTTCTTCTCTTGTCTCCTGTTGCTCGTGCTCTACGGCGGCATCTTCATTCTCGGGCTGGGCGTGGGATTCAGTGCACGAGACCGTTTTGGAGCGTTCGTTGCGGTGGGGGTGGTGGCCACACTTTTCTGGCAGGTGTTCGAAAACATCGGCATGGTCATTGGCCTGTTGCCGGTGACGGGCATCACGCTGCCCCTCATGAGCTACGGCGGCTCCTCGATGCTGTCGGTGATGTTGTGCATCGGGCTGCTGGTGAACATCAGCATGCGCCGTCACATGTTCTGA
- a CDS encoding cytochrome C assembly family protein — MSHTLVSLACHAYGLAALVYLAFLVRQSRVLAVTGRVLVGTGLLMHCVALMGLLSAQGGRLVGPAQGMSTFAFLLLALFLALDVRYRKPVIGAFLTPLAVAVLLIGMLLHGGSTPLPDAVRQPLLPVHVTIALLGMTAFGVAAGVGVMYLLMEREVKAKHFGLLFSRLPSLEFLDTLNRRLVVWGFIALSLTLATGALFTTTLRGLAWALEAKHVATFVAWGVFAALVNARIFAGWRGRRVALLTMAGFCLVLVSFLSSYDLSAAGPGMP, encoded by the coding sequence ATGAGCCATACGCTCGTCTCGCTCGCCTGCCACGCCTACGGCCTGGCCGCGCTCGTCTACCTCGCCTTCCTGGTCCGCCAGTCCCGGGTGCTCGCCGTCACTGGCCGGGTGCTGGTGGGGACCGGGCTGCTGATGCATTGCGTTGCGCTCATGGGCCTTCTGAGCGCGCAGGGGGGCCGGTTGGTGGGTCCCGCGCAGGGCATGTCCACCTTCGCCTTCCTGCTGCTGGCGCTCTTCCTGGCGCTGGATGTGCGCTACCGCAAGCCCGTCATTGGCGCGTTCCTCACGCCGCTGGCGGTGGCGGTGCTGCTCATCGGGATGCTGTTGCACGGCGGGTCCACGCCGCTGCCGGACGCGGTGCGCCAGCCGCTGTTGCCGGTGCATGTCACCATCGCGCTTCTGGGCATGACGGCCTTCGGCGTGGCGGCGGGGGTGGGCGTCATGTACCTGCTGATGGAGCGGGAGGTGAAGGCCAAGCACTTCGGGCTGCTCTTCTCCCGGCTGCCGTCCCTGGAATTCCTGGACACGCTCAACCGGCGGCTCGTGGTGTGGGGGTTCATCGCGCTGTCGCTCACGCTGGCGACCGGCGCCCTGTTCACCACCACGCTGCGGGGGCTCGCCTGGGCGCTCGAAGCCAAGCACGTGGCGACGTTCGTCGCCTGGGGCGTGTTCGCCGCGCTCGTCAACGCGCGCATCTTCGCCGGCTGGCGTGGCCGGCGGGTGGCGCTGCTCACCATGGCCGGCTTCTGCCTGGTGCTGGTCTCCTTCCTGTCGTCCTACGACCTGTCCGCCGCTGGCCCGGGGATGCCGTAG
- the mreC gene encoding rod shape-determining protein MreC produces MLSLLKRYRRFLLVAALLLYPLGAFLLGGRRGRDPNFVDRGVIALTAPVQQGLTAGIDGAVAAVRNYLDLRGVRQDNDALRLENLQLRATVQALGEARSENGRLRKLLAYAEAVPGPEIPARVVGVNPVAKLLSVRISSGEKDGVFRGMSVVTPDGIVGQVIRSTGGYADVALVTDPQSRVAVRVQRSRARGTAAGAGSGPLTLENMLRTEDVEDGDLIITSGTDGIYPPGLVVGRVTQLEKKEHGMFQGADITPAVDTSRLEEVLVVGSPYSEMTATGGASTEGTQK; encoded by the coding sequence GTGCTGTCTCTTCTCAAGCGGTACCGCCGCTTCCTCCTCGTAGCCGCCCTCCTCCTGTACCCCCTCGGCGCCTTCCTGCTGGGCGGGCGGCGCGGCCGCGACCCGAACTTCGTCGACCGGGGCGTCATCGCGCTCACGGCCCCCGTGCAGCAGGGGCTCACCGCCGGCATCGACGGCGCCGTGGCCGCGGTGCGCAACTACCTGGACCTGCGCGGCGTCCGTCAGGACAATGACGCGCTGCGGCTGGAGAACTTGCAGCTGCGGGCGACGGTGCAGGCCCTGGGCGAAGCCCGCTCGGAGAACGGGCGGCTGCGAAAGCTGCTGGCGTACGCGGAGGCCGTGCCCGGGCCGGAGATTCCGGCGCGGGTGGTGGGCGTCAATCCGGTGGCCAAGCTCCTGTCGGTGCGGATCAGCAGCGGGGAGAAGGACGGGGTGTTCCGGGGCATGTCGGTGGTGACGCCGGACGGGATTGTCGGGCAGGTCATCCGGTCCACGGGCGGCTACGCGGACGTGGCGCTGGTGACGGATCCACAGAGCCGGGTGGCGGTGCGGGTGCAGCGCTCGCGGGCCCGAGGCACGGCGGCGGGCGCGGGCAGCGGCCCCCTGACGCTGGAGAACATGCTGCGCACGGAGGACGTGGAGGACGGCGACCTCATCATCACCTCCGGCACGGACGGCATCTATCCTCCGGGGCTGGTGGTGGGGCGGGTGACGCAGCTGGAGAAGAAGGAGCACGGCATGTTCCAGGGCGCGGACATCACTCCCGCGGTGGACACCAGCCGGCTGGAGGAGGTGTTGGTGGTGGGCAGTCCGTACAGTGAGATGACCGCCACCGGCGGGGCCTCCACGGAGGGCACGCAGAAATGA
- the mrdA gene encoding penicillin-binding protein 2 — MTPPTIGNTTPGRDLKRRFLWLGLAMSLGMVALAIQLYRLQLIRHEEYAAKSVANFVKEVRLRADRGVIKDARGTILVDSRPSFDAFVTPAFCTDCFEQVIPRLGELLQWDPEQRKKIEDLVRSSRRNAPFQPVPVRVDLTRDEYDRLNARRDILDGVEVVPVPHRNYRADTVLSHVLGYMNEITQEELERLNGDGAKYALGDYIGRRGLERYFESKLRGRDGVRKEVVNARGQTIEELNDKLGENAVIPPTAGSNVVLSIDMRLQEEAERAFPGVTGAVVAIDVNTGFIKALVSRPGFDPNLLTGRVTPSQMATLARDPLHPMINRVAAEHYSPGSTFKVVTQLAAFKSGAFRPETVVHCSGGYRLGARVWRCHKDSGHGPLDGRGAMKASCDAWFYKVADTIGLDPIAEMGKSLGLGRPTGIGVVAEVPGIMPSSAYHDKASPGGYTKGMALNSAIGQGDDNVTPLQLALVYAAVANGGKLYKPQMVQRLENLDGQVMEEFKPEVVSQTDINPAHLKAIVEGLEAVAQEPGGTAYRAKLKSGLPADFLVAAKTGTAQVARIGAVRLKTHQMSYFERDHAWFAGFAPANKPELAVVVLNEHGGHGGVDAAPTALAVMKKYFELKAQDATSPPPRANQPYTPSLPPAPSLDEASLTRAVPPPKVNLPGEPIQPPSETGDDSATAD; from the coding sequence TTGACGCCTCCGACCATTGGCAACACCACTCCAGGCCGGGACCTGAAACGCCGCTTCCTGTGGCTGGGCCTGGCCATGTCGCTGGGCATGGTGGCGCTGGCCATCCAGCTGTACCGGCTCCAGCTCATCCGCCATGAAGAGTACGCCGCCAAGAGCGTGGCGAACTTCGTGAAGGAGGTGCGCCTGCGCGCCGACCGCGGCGTCATCAAGGACGCGCGCGGCACCATCCTGGTGGACAGCCGTCCGTCGTTCGACGCCTTCGTCACGCCGGCCTTCTGCACGGACTGCTTCGAGCAGGTGATTCCCCGCCTGGGCGAGCTGCTCCAGTGGGACCCCGAGCAGCGCAAGAAGATTGAAGACCTGGTCCGCTCGAGCCGCCGCAACGCGCCCTTCCAGCCGGTGCCGGTGCGCGTGGACCTGACGCGCGACGAGTACGACCGGCTCAACGCCCGGCGGGACATCCTGGACGGCGTGGAGGTGGTGCCCGTGCCGCACCGCAACTACCGCGCGGACACGGTGCTGTCGCACGTGCTGGGCTACATGAACGAAATCACCCAGGAGGAGCTGGAGCGCCTCAACGGGGACGGCGCGAAGTACGCGCTGGGCGACTACATCGGCCGGCGCGGCCTGGAGCGCTACTTCGAGTCCAAGCTGCGCGGGCGGGACGGCGTGCGCAAGGAAGTGGTGAACGCGCGCGGCCAGACGATTGAAGAGCTCAACGACAAGCTGGGGGAGAACGCCGTCATTCCTCCCACGGCCGGCAGCAACGTGGTGCTCTCCATCGACATGCGCCTCCAGGAGGAGGCGGAGCGCGCGTTCCCGGGCGTGACGGGCGCGGTGGTAGCCATCGACGTGAACACCGGCTTCATCAAGGCGCTGGTGTCCCGCCCCGGCTTCGACCCCAATCTCCTGACGGGCCGCGTGACGCCGTCGCAGATGGCCACGCTGGCGAGGGATCCGCTCCATCCGATGATCAACCGCGTGGCCGCGGAGCACTACAGCCCGGGCTCCACGTTCAAGGTCGTGACGCAGCTGGCGGCCTTCAAGTCCGGGGCGTTCCGGCCGGAGACGGTGGTGCACTGCTCCGGCGGCTACCGGCTGGGCGCGCGCGTGTGGCGCTGCCACAAGGACAGCGGCCACGGGCCCCTGGACGGCCGGGGCGCCATGAAGGCGTCGTGCGACGCGTGGTTCTACAAGGTGGCGGACACCATCGGACTGGACCCCATCGCGGAGATGGGCAAGTCGCTGGGCCTGGGCCGCCCCACCGGCATCGGCGTGGTGGCGGAGGTGCCGGGCATCATGCCGTCCAGCGCGTACCACGACAAAGCCTCGCCGGGCGGCTACACCAAGGGCATGGCGCTCAACAGCGCCATCGGGCAGGGCGACGACAACGTGACGCCCCTGCAGCTGGCGCTGGTGTACGCGGCCGTGGCCAACGGCGGGAAGCTCTACAAGCCGCAGATGGTGCAGCGGCTGGAGAACCTGGACGGGCAGGTGATGGAGGAGTTCAAGCCGGAGGTGGTGTCTCAGACGGACATCAACCCCGCGCACCTGAAGGCCATCGTGGAGGGCCTGGAGGCGGTGGCGCAGGAGCCCGGCGGCACCGCGTACCGCGCGAAGCTCAAGTCGGGCCTGCCCGCGGACTTCCTGGTGGCGGCCAAGACGGGCACCGCGCAGGTGGCGCGCATCGGCGCCGTGCGTCTGAAGACGCACCAGATGAGCTACTTCGAGCGCGACCACGCGTGGTTCGCCGGCTTCGCCCCCGCGAACAAGCCGGAGCTGGCCGTGGTGGTGCTCAACGAGCACGGCGGCCACGGTGGCGTGGACGCGGCGCCCACGGCGCTGGCCGTGATGAAGAAGTACTTCGAATTGAAGGCGCAGGACGCGACGTCACCGCCGCCCCGCGCCAACCAGCCCTACACGCCGTCGCTGCCGCCGGCGCCCAGCCTGGATGAAGCCTCGCTCACCCGCGCGGTGCCGCCGCCCAAGGTGAACCTGCCGGGAGAGCCCATCCAGCCGCCCTCGGAAACCGGAGACGACAGTGCAACTGCGGATTGA
- a CDS encoding peptidylprolyl isomerase: MDGLNPRKVFSLLFIIGIAVVFTLQFGPGSNGFADKGSQAPTASAVATVNGKEIPVRDFSMAWSRQMNFLRSQGNPIPESVARQFGLDKQVLDRLVNAELLAQSAERHGISPSDEELRKLIHENTDFHSKEGAFDFARYQQVLRDFYRRTPQEYEQELRRQMAAQKMLDVVRTGAVVSDDEVRARYEKEGNQAKLVFARFLPTMFADKVPAPTPAKLAEFQKTHEKEIADYYAANSFVYNVPERIRARQILVKVAPDATPEQKAQAKAKAEGLRKELDGGKDFATLAKASSDDDATKLKGGELGWVERTTWDPALADAAFALKAGEVTQPVESALGVHLVKVEEKKEAQAKKLDDVKGEIATSLYKQEQAKGLAKAEAEKALAAAKAGKSLKEQFPVPAGQQPALLRFEAETKPEAVETDSFTAQGDSVPHLGPAPGLVKATFEASGPAVLGEVFTVGEANIVAQVVEREKPDTAGFDKRKEELRTQARQAKQIELTESFLKSLKKSGNVVTNNEAIDSVLGAAG, encoded by the coding sequence ATGGACGGTTTGAATCCCCGGAAGGTCTTCTCCCTCCTGTTCATCATCGGCATCGCCGTGGTGTTCACGCTCCAGTTCGGCCCTGGCAGCAACGGGTTCGCGGACAAGGGCAGCCAGGCGCCCACCGCCAGCGCGGTGGCCACGGTGAATGGCAAGGAGATCCCTGTACGCGACTTCAGCATGGCCTGGTCGCGGCAGATGAACTTCCTGCGTTCGCAGGGCAACCCCATCCCGGAGTCGGTGGCCCGCCAGTTCGGCCTGGACAAGCAGGTGCTCGACCGGCTGGTGAACGCGGAGCTGCTCGCCCAGTCGGCGGAGCGCCACGGCATCAGCCCGTCGGATGAGGAGCTTCGCAAGCTCATCCACGAGAACACCGACTTCCATAGCAAGGAAGGCGCGTTCGACTTCGCCCGCTACCAGCAGGTGCTGCGCGACTTCTACCGCCGCACGCCCCAGGAGTACGAGCAGGAGCTGCGCCGGCAGATGGCCGCCCAGAAGATGCTGGACGTGGTGCGCACGGGTGCCGTGGTGTCGGACGACGAGGTCCGCGCCCGCTACGAGAAGGAAGGCAACCAGGCGAAGCTGGTGTTCGCCCGCTTCCTGCCCACGATGTTCGCGGACAAGGTCCCCGCGCCCACGCCCGCGAAGCTCGCGGAGTTCCAGAAGACGCACGAGAAGGAGATCGCCGACTATTACGCGGCGAACAGCTTCGTCTACAACGTGCCGGAGCGGATCCGCGCCCGCCAGATTCTGGTGAAGGTGGCCCCGGATGCCACGCCCGAGCAGAAGGCCCAGGCGAAGGCGAAGGCGGAAGGCCTGCGCAAGGAGCTGGACGGCGGCAAGGACTTCGCCACGCTGGCCAAGGCGAGCAGCGACGACGACGCCACCAAGCTGAAGGGCGGCGAGCTGGGCTGGGTGGAGCGCACCACGTGGGACCCGGCGCTGGCCGACGCGGCGTTCGCCCTGAAGGCCGGGGAAGTGACGCAGCCGGTGGAGTCCGCGCTGGGCGTGCACCTGGTGAAGGTGGAGGAGAAGAAGGAAGCCCAGGCCAAGAAGCTGGACGACGTGAAGGGCGAGATCGCCACCAGCCTCTACAAGCAGGAGCAGGCGAAGGGGCTGGCGAAGGCGGAGGCCGAGAAGGCCCTGGCGGCGGCGAAGGCCGGCAAGTCCCTGAAGGAGCAGTTCCCGGTCCCCGCCGGCCAGCAGCCCGCGCTGCTGCGCTTCGAGGCGGAGACGAAGCCGGAGGCCGTGGAGACGGACAGCTTCACCGCTCAGGGTGACTCCGTGCCGCACCTGGGTCCGGCGCCGGGCCTGGTGAAGGCCACCTTCGAGGCCAGCGGTCCGGCGGTGCTGGGCGAGGTCTTCACCGTGGGCGAGGCGAACATCGTCGCGCAGGTGGTGGAGCGCGAGAAGCCGGACACCGCGGGCTTCGACAAGCGCAAGGAGGAGTTGCGCACCCAGGCCCGTCAGGCCAAGCAGATCGAGCTGACGGAGTCCTTCCTCAAGTCGCTGAAGAAGAGCGGCAACGTCGTCACCAACAACGAGGCCATCGACTCGGTGTTGGGCGCCGCGGGGTAG
- the hemA gene encoding glutamyl-tRNA reductase — protein sequence MEFICIGVSHRTAPLGVRERLALPEARQTEVLQRLAQSPVEALWVSTCNRVEVYLAAPSAELARERARETLHSLGGAEALEHLYEHQGEAALVHLFRVASSLDSMVLGEAQILGQVKDAFERGQGAGAVRGELTRACAAAFGCAKRVRTETAVGRAATSMASAAVQLASKVFDGLKDKTVLVVGAGEMGELAARHLKNAGAGKLIVTNRTLARAEALVAEVGGVAKPYEELFTLLGAADVVVTSTASPVPIFTRENVGALGKARKGRPLFMVDLAVPRDIDPAVGTLDWVHAYDVDDIQKFVADNTAARAEEAHKAGGLVAQEVARFARERALRDGMPVLARLRQRAEAIARAEVERTLLGLGDGLTDKQKKSIEAMGRAIVNKLLHEPTARLRAVGPQGEGNRLAGAAAELFGLTEAEAAAIAPEEPAAPPQQEARNTVVATGSRR from the coding sequence ATGGAATTCATCTGTATCGGCGTGTCACACCGCACCGCGCCCCTGGGTGTCCGCGAGCGGCTGGCATTGCCTGAAGCCCGGCAGACGGAAGTGTTGCAGCGGCTGGCGCAATCGCCCGTGGAGGCGCTCTGGGTGTCCACGTGCAACCGCGTGGAGGTGTACCTGGCGGCCCCCAGCGCGGAGCTGGCGCGGGAGCGCGCGCGGGAGACGCTGCACTCGCTGGGCGGCGCGGAGGCGTTGGAGCACCTGTACGAGCACCAGGGCGAGGCGGCGCTCGTGCACCTGTTCCGCGTGGCGTCCAGCCTGGACTCCATGGTGCTGGGCGAGGCGCAGATTCTGGGGCAGGTGAAGGACGCCTTCGAGCGCGGTCAGGGCGCGGGCGCGGTGCGCGGTGAGTTGACGCGTGCGTGCGCGGCGGCGTTCGGTTGCGCCAAGCGCGTGCGCACGGAGACGGCGGTGGGTCGCGCGGCGACGTCCATGGCGTCCGCGGCCGTGCAGCTGGCGAGCAAGGTGTTCGACGGGCTCAAGGACAAGACCGTGCTGGTGGTGGGCGCGGGAGAGATGGGTGAGCTGGCGGCGCGGCACCTGAAGAACGCGGGCGCCGGGAAGCTCATCGTGACCAACCGCACGCTCGCCCGAGCGGAGGCGCTGGTGGCGGAGGTGGGCGGTGTGGCGAAGCCCTACGAGGAGCTCTTCACGCTGCTCGGCGCCGCGGACGTGGTGGTGACGAGCACCGCGTCGCCGGTGCCCATCTTCACGCGCGAAAATGTCGGCGCGCTGGGCAAGGCTCGCAAGGGACGGCCGCTGTTCATGGTGGACCTGGCGGTGCCGCGAGACATCGACCCGGCGGTGGGGACGTTGGACTGGGTGCACGCGTACGACGTGGATGACATCCAGAAGTTCGTCGCGGACAACACCGCCGCGCGCGCGGAAGAGGCGCACAAGGCGGGCGGGCTGGTGGCGCAGGAGGTGGCGCGCTTCGCCCGGGAGCGCGCGCTGCGCGACGGCATGCCCGTGCTGGCGCGCCTGCGTCAGCGCGCGGAGGCCATTGCCCGCGCGGAGGTGGAGCGCACGCTGCTGGGCCTGGGCGACGGCCTCACCGACAAGCAGAAGAAGAGCATCGAGGCCATGGGGCGAGCCATCGTGAACAAGCTGTTGCATGAGCCCACCGCGCGCCTGCGCGCCGTGGGTCCGCAGGGTGAGGGCAACCGGCTGGCTGGCGCCGCCGCGGAGCTGTTCGGCCTCACGGAAGCGGAGGCCGCCGCCATCGCTCCGGAGGAGCCCGCCGCCCCCCCACAGCAGGAGGCGCGCAATACCGTGGTGGCCACCGGGAGCCGGCGATGA
- a CDS encoding uroporphyrinogen-III synthase — protein sequence MDRRLDGIRILVTRPRERAEELCFLLEDEGAEVLSLPLLELHPPEDPRPLASAAEHVQRYHWVVFASPSAVESFLEALRLAGTLDRLSRVKLAAVGPRTARAVEGFGLKVEAEPHEGTGAALFTALRDVLGPDDDVLLPAAEEGRRELEDGLRDLGVRVTRVTAYRSAPAAVDPEALAQLAASPPQVVLFASPRTAEAFVEGVGREPLASAKVVAIGPTTATALTQLGIPVAAVAERPTPEALVDATVRAVHG from the coding sequence GTGGACCGGCGACTGGATGGCATCCGAATCTTGGTGACGCGCCCCCGTGAGCGGGCAGAGGAGCTGTGCTTCCTCCTGGAGGACGAGGGCGCGGAGGTCCTCAGCCTGCCGCTGTTGGAGCTGCATCCGCCGGAGGACCCGCGCCCGCTCGCGTCCGCCGCCGAGCACGTGCAGCGCTACCACTGGGTGGTGTTCGCCAGCCCCTCCGCCGTGGAGTCCTTCCTGGAGGCCCTGCGGCTCGCCGGCACGTTGGACCGGCTGTCCCGCGTGAAGCTGGCCGCCGTGGGGCCGCGCACCGCGAGGGCCGTGGAGGGCTTTGGCCTGAAGGTGGAGGCCGAACCCCACGAGGGCACCGGCGCGGCGCTCTTCACCGCCCTGCGCGACGTGCTGGGGCCGGATGACGACGTGCTCCTGCCCGCGGCGGAGGAGGGGCGGCGGGAGCTGGAGGACGGCCTGCGCGACCTGGGCGTGCGTGTCACCCGCGTGACGGCCTATCGCAGCGCGCCGGCCGCCGTCGACCCGGAGGCGCTGGCCCAGCTGGCCGCGTCCCCGCCCCAGGTGGTGCTCTTCGCCTCGCCGCGCACCGCGGAGGCCTTCGTGGAGGGGGTGGGCCGTGAGCCGCTGGCCTCCGCGAAGGTGGTGGCCATTGGCCCCACCACGGCGACCGCGCTGACGCAGCTGGGAATCCCCGTGGCCGCCGTGGCCGAGCGTCCCACGCCCGAAGCGCTGGTGGATGCCACCGTTCGCGCCGTTCACGGGTAG
- the trxA gene encoding thioredoxin, with amino-acid sequence MAGDVINISDSDFQKQVLDSQQPVLVDFWATWCAPCRAIAPSVEALSAQYKGQVTFAKMDIDANQDTPQQFGIRSIPTLLLFKGGKVVEQIVGAVPKSRIEDAIRKSL; translated from the coding sequence ATGGCTGGCGACGTGATCAACATCAGTGATTCGGACTTCCAGAAGCAGGTCCTGGATTCTCAACAACCCGTGCTCGTGGACTTCTGGGCCACCTGGTGCGCTCCCTGCCGCGCCATCGCGCCCTCCGTCGAGGCGCTGTCCGCCCAGTACAAGGGCCAGGTGACGTTCGCGAAGATGGACATCGACGCGAACCAGGACACGCCCCAGCAGTTTGGCATCCGCTCCATCCCCACCCTGTTGCTCTTCAAGGGCGGCAAGGTCGTGGAGCAGATTGTCGGCGCGGTGCCGAAGTCGCGCATCGAGGACGCGATCCGGAAGAGTCTCTAA
- a CDS encoding PilZ domain-containing protein: MQRKGVTTAKAGTAVRGPEDTQAPRPLVPPVGTSRNVPLPGAVPRIEMNQGEPEHRHFPRAQLATHFDLWMEDDAGGRRFSAGLTSVNVSVSGAFLASTFFLPMGSVVRARFALEEGAAPVEARAEIVREERGPEEEGRSGFALRFLDFSGQTEVALARLFLGMRLRAFTEDYLKSQRARSLPNELERVIDVMAAWELLKATTPGDPWRGE; the protein is encoded by the coding sequence GTGCAGAGGAAGGGTGTGACGACGGCGAAGGCCGGCACGGCGGTCCGCGGGCCGGAGGACACTCAGGCACCCCGGCCGTTGGTTCCGCCGGTGGGCACTTCACGCAACGTGCCCCTGCCCGGCGCGGTGCCCCGTATCGAGATGAACCAGGGGGAGCCGGAGCACCGGCACTTCCCGCGCGCGCAGCTGGCCACGCACTTCGACCTCTGGATGGAGGACGACGCGGGCGGCCGGCGCTTCTCCGCCGGGCTCACGTCCGTGAACGTGAGCGTCAGCGGTGCCTTCCTCGCGAGCACCTTCTTCCTGCCCATGGGCTCGGTGGTGCGCGCGCGCTTCGCGCTGGAGGAGGGGGCCGCCCCCGTGGAGGCTCGCGCGGAGATTGTGCGGGAGGAGCGTGGCCCGGAGGAGGAGGGCCGCAGCGGGTTCGCCCTGCGCTTCCTGGACTTCTCAGGTCAGACGGAGGTGGCGCTCGCCCGGCTCTTCCTGGGCATGCGCCTGAGGGCCTTCACGGAGGACTACCTCAAGTCCCAGCGCGCCCGCTCCCTGCCCAATGAGCTGGAGCGGGTCATCGACGTGATGGCGGCCTGGGAGCTGCTCAAGGCCACCACGCCCGGAGACCCCTGGCGCGGCGAGTAG
- the hemC gene encoding hydroxymethylbilane synthase, with amino-acid sequence MKTVRIATRESPLALWQANHVASLLARHNPGLEVTLVKMTTEGDRFLSAPLSQVGGKGLFVKEIEQALLDGRADVAVHSLKDMTSVFPEGLILAAVPTREDPRDAFCGLDGLTLEMLPAGAKVGTSSLRRSCILRARRPDLEIVSVRGNVQTRLQRTRELRLAGAMLAAAGLKRLGLDHHITQVVPVAESLPAVGQGVLAIQCREADADVRALLAPLEDALTRNAVRAERAFLAKLEGGCTVPLAGHATVEDGQVYLRGLVGRPDGSLVVRGEVKGPVPEAERLGESLADELLSRGAGDILRDFGRREGASRA; translated from the coding sequence ATGAAGACGGTGCGTATCGCGACGCGGGAGAGCCCGCTGGCGCTGTGGCAGGCGAATCACGTGGCCTCGCTCCTCGCCCGGCACAACCCCGGCCTGGAAGTCACCCTGGTGAAGATGACCACCGAGGGCGACCGCTTCCTGTCCGCGCCGCTGTCACAGGTGGGCGGCAAGGGCCTGTTCGTGAAGGAGATTGAACAGGCCCTGCTTGACGGCCGCGCGGACGTGGCGGTGCACAGCCTCAAGGACATGACGTCGGTGTTCCCGGAAGGGCTCATCCTGGCGGCGGTGCCGACGCGAGAGGACCCTCGCGACGCGTTCTGCGGCCTGGACGGGCTCACGCTGGAGATGCTGCCCGCGGGCGCGAAGGTGGGCACGTCGTCGCTGCGGCGCAGCTGCATCCTGCGCGCGCGCCGGCCGGACCTGGAGATCGTCTCCGTGCGCGGCAACGTGCAGACGCGCCTGCAGAGGACGCGCGAACTGCGGCTCGCTGGCGCCATGCTCGCGGCGGCGGGGCTCAAGCGCCTGGGATTGGACCACCACATCACCCAGGTGGTGCCGGTGGCGGAGAGCCTGCCGGCGGTGGGGCAGGGCGTGTTGGCCATCCAGTGCCGCGAGGCGGACGCGGACGTGCGCGCGCTGCTCGCCCCCCTGGAAGACGCCCTCACGCGCAACGCCGTGCGGGCCGAGCGCGCCTTCCTGGCGAAGCTGGAGGGCGGCTGCACCGTGCCGCTCGCCGGCCACGCCACGGTGGAGGACGGCCAGGTGTACCTGCGCGGTCTGGTGGGCCGGCCGGACGGTTCGCTGGTGGTGCGGGGCGAGGTGAAGGGGCCCGTACCGGAAGCGGAGCGGCTGGGCGAATCGCTCGCGGATGAGCTCCTGTCGCGCGGGGCAGGAGACATCCTGCGTGATTTCGGCCGCCGCGAAGGCGCGTCCCGCGCCTAG